Proteins from a genomic interval of Burkholderia cepacia GG4:
- the hemA gene encoding glutamyl-tRNA reductase, translating to MQLLTIGINHHTAPVALRERVAFPLEQIKPALVTFKNVFLGPQAPNAPEAAILSTCNRTELYCATDDRAAREGALRWLSEYHQIPADELAPHVYALPQSEAVRHAFRVASGLDSMVLGETQILGQMKDAVRTATEAGALGTYLNQLFQRTFAVAKEVRGTTEIGAQSVSMAAAAVRLAQRIFEKVSDQRVLFIGAGEMIELCATHFAAQSPRELVVANRTAERGQRLAERFNGRAMPLSDLPARMHEFDIIVSCTASTLPIIGLGAVERAVKARRHRPIFMVDLAVPRDIEPEVGKLKDVFLYTVDDLGAIVREGNASRQAAVAQAETIIETRVQNFMQWLDTRSVVPVIRHMHTQADALRRAEVEKAQKLLARGDDPAAVLEALSQALTNKLIHGPTSALNRVNGTDRDSLIDLMRGFYQHAPRSNDPSGH from the coding sequence ATGCAACTCCTCACGATCGGAATCAACCACCACACTGCGCCTGTCGCCCTGCGCGAACGCGTGGCGTTTCCGCTCGAGCAAATCAAGCCGGCTCTCGTCACGTTCAAGAACGTGTTCCTCGGCCCCCAGGCGCCCAATGCGCCCGAAGCGGCGATCCTCTCGACCTGCAACCGCACCGAGCTCTATTGCGCGACCGACGATCGGGCCGCGCGCGAAGGCGCGCTTCGCTGGCTGTCGGAGTATCACCAGATTCCGGCCGACGAGCTCGCGCCGCACGTCTATGCGCTGCCGCAGTCGGAAGCGGTCCGGCATGCCTTCCGCGTCGCGTCGGGCCTCGATTCGATGGTGCTCGGCGAAACCCAGATCCTGGGCCAGATGAAGGATGCGGTGCGCACCGCGACGGAAGCAGGCGCGCTCGGCACCTATCTGAACCAGCTGTTCCAGCGCACGTTCGCCGTCGCGAAGGAAGTGCGCGGCACGACCGAGATCGGCGCGCAGTCGGTGTCGATGGCGGCCGCCGCGGTCCGCCTCGCGCAGCGTATTTTCGAAAAGGTGTCGGATCAGCGCGTGCTGTTCATCGGCGCCGGCGAGATGATCGAGCTGTGCGCGACGCACTTCGCCGCGCAAAGCCCGCGCGAACTCGTCGTCGCGAACCGCACGGCCGAGCGCGGCCAGCGACTCGCCGAACGCTTCAACGGCCGCGCGATGCCGCTGTCGGACCTGCCGGCCCGCATGCACGAGTTCGACATCATCGTGTCGTGCACGGCGTCGACGCTGCCGATCATCGGCCTCGGCGCGGTCGAGCGCGCGGTGAAGGCACGCCGCCACCGGCCGATCTTCATGGTCGACCTCGCGGTGCCGCGCGACATCGAGCCCGAAGTCGGCAAGCTGAAGGACGTCTTCCTCTACACCGTCGACGATCTCGGCGCGATCGTGCGCGAAGGCAACGCGTCACGCCAGGCCGCGGTCGCGCAGGCCGAGACGATCATCGAGACGCGCGTGCAGAACTTCATGCAATGGCTCGACACGCGCAGCGTCGTGCCCGTGATCCGTCACATGCATACGCAGGCCGATGCGCTGCGCCGCGCGGAGGTCGAGAAAGCGCAGAAGCTGCTCGCACGCGGCGACGATCCGGCCGCGGTCCTCGAAGCGCTGTCGCAAGCGCTCACCAACAAGCTGATCCACGGCCCGACGAGCGCGCTCAACCGCGTGAACGGCACCGACCGCGATTCGCTGATCGACCTGATGCGCGGCTTCTACCAGCACGCGCCACGCTCGAACGACCCGTCCGGCCACTAG
- the prfA gene encoding peptide chain release factor 1, with the protein MKTSMQRKLDQLSTRLAELNDLLSRENVTADLDQYRKLTREHAELGPVVEQYTLWRQSRSDETAAQDLLADASMRDFAEDEIRSARERMVRLEGELQKMLLPKDPNDDRNIFLEIRAGTGGDESALFAGDLLRMYLRFAERQRWQVEMMSESASDLGGYKEVIVRIAGQGAYSRLKFESGGHRVQRVPATETQGRIHTSACTVAVMPEADEIGEVEINPADLRIDTFRASGAGGQHINKTDSAVRVTHIPTGIVVECQDDRSQHKNKDRALKVLAARIKDKQYHEQHAKEAATRKSLIGSGDRSERIRTYNFPQGRMTDHRINLTLYRLEALMDGDLDELIGALVTEHQAELLASLGDAD; encoded by the coding sequence ATGAAGACGAGCATGCAACGCAAGCTCGACCAGCTGTCTACGCGGCTGGCCGAACTGAACGACCTGCTGAGCCGCGAAAACGTCACGGCCGACCTCGACCAGTACCGCAAGCTGACGCGCGAACACGCGGAACTCGGCCCGGTCGTCGAGCAGTACACGCTGTGGCGCCAGTCGCGCAGCGACGAGACGGCCGCGCAGGACCTGCTCGCCGATGCGTCGATGCGCGACTTCGCCGAAGACGAGATTCGCAGCGCGCGCGAGCGCATGGTCCGTCTCGAAGGCGAGTTGCAGAAGATGCTGCTGCCGAAGGACCCGAACGACGACCGCAACATCTTCCTCGAAATCCGTGCCGGCACCGGTGGCGACGAATCGGCGCTGTTCGCGGGCGACCTGCTGCGGATGTACCTGCGCTTCGCGGAACGCCAGCGCTGGCAGGTCGAGATGATGTCGGAGAGTGCGTCGGATCTCGGCGGCTACAAGGAAGTGATCGTGCGGATCGCGGGCCAGGGCGCGTATTCGCGCCTGAAGTTCGAATCGGGCGGCCATCGCGTGCAACGCGTACCGGCGACCGAGACGCAAGGGCGCATTCACACGTCCGCGTGCACGGTCGCGGTGATGCCGGAAGCCGACGAGATCGGCGAAGTCGAGATCAATCCTGCCGACCTGCGGATCGACACGTTCCGTGCATCCGGCGCGGGTGGCCAGCACATCAACAAGACCGATTCGGCGGTACGGGTCACGCACATCCCGACCGGGATCGTCGTCGAGTGCCAGGACGACCGCTCGCAGCACAAGAACAAGGATCGCGCGCTGAAGGTGCTCGCCGCGCGCATCAAGGACAAGCAGTATCACGAGCAGCACGCGAAGGAAGCGGCGACGCGCAAGAGCCTGATCGGCTCCGGCGATCGCTCGGAACGGATTCGCACGTACAACTTCCCGCAGGGCCGGATGACCGACCACCGGATCAACCTGACGCTGTATCGGCTCGAAGCGCTCATGGACGGCGATCTCGATGAACTGATCGGCGCACTCGTCACCGAACACCAGGCCGAACTGCTTGCGTCGCTCGGCGACGCCGACTGA
- the prmC gene encoding peptide chain release factor N(5)-glutamine methyltransferase: MPDTTADELLRTSPLDPVDARVLLAYALGWTRTQLITRGDAPLDAAAIERYHALEARRVAGEPVAQLVGMREFFGRPFDVTPDVLIPRPETELLVEAALDAIDGRPHPAVLDLGTGSGAIAVSIAAERPDARVWALDRSAAALDVAQRNAEKLLDARRPGGPLHWLQSDWYAALDPALAFDTIVSNPPYIAQHDPHLAQGDLRFEPRGALTDDADGLSAIRTIVAGAGAYLKPGGTLWIEHGYDQAEAVRALLVSRGYVAVESLADLAAIERTTGGRRPG, translated from the coding sequence ATGCCCGACACCACCGCCGACGAACTGCTGCGCACGTCGCCGCTCGACCCGGTCGATGCACGCGTGCTGCTCGCGTACGCGCTCGGCTGGACCCGCACGCAGCTGATCACGCGCGGCGACGCCCCGCTCGACGCCGCCGCGATCGAGCGCTACCACGCGCTCGAAGCACGCCGCGTGGCCGGCGAGCCGGTCGCGCAGCTCGTCGGCATGCGCGAATTCTTCGGCCGGCCGTTCGACGTGACGCCCGATGTGCTGATCCCGCGCCCCGAAACCGAACTGCTGGTCGAAGCCGCGCTCGATGCGATCGACGGCCGCCCGCATCCGGCCGTGCTCGATCTCGGCACCGGCAGCGGCGCGATCGCCGTGTCGATCGCGGCCGAACGGCCCGACGCACGCGTGTGGGCGCTCGATCGTTCAGCGGCCGCGCTCGACGTCGCGCAACGCAACGCGGAAAAGCTGCTCGACGCGCGGCGCCCCGGCGGCCCGCTGCACTGGCTGCAGAGCGACTGGTACGCCGCGCTCGATCCGGCGCTCGCATTCGACACGATCGTCAGCAACCCGCCGTACATCGCGCAGCACGATCCGCACCTGGCGCAGGGCGACCTGCGTTTCGAGCCGCGCGGCGCACTCACCGACGACGCCGACGGCCTCAGCGCGATCCGCACGATCGTCGCGGGCGCCGGCGCCTACCTGAAACCAGGCGGCACGCTATGGATCGAGCACGGCTACGACCAGGCCGAAGCCGTACGCGCGCTGCTCGTGTCACGCGGCTACGTCGCGGTCGAATCGCTTGCCGATCTGGCCGCGATCGAACGCACGACAGGCGGCCGCCGGCCCGGTTGA
- the grxD gene encoding Grx4 family monothiol glutaredoxin codes for MDTQQRIKQIVDENQVVLFMKGNAQFPMCGFSGRAVQVLKACGVDQFKTVNVLEDDEIRQGIKAFSNWPTIPQLYVKGEFIGGSDIMMEMYQSGELQQLFAAA; via the coding sequence ATGGACACCCAACAACGTATCAAGCAAATCGTCGACGAAAACCAGGTCGTGCTCTTCATGAAGGGCAACGCGCAATTCCCGATGTGCGGCTTTTCGGGCCGCGCCGTGCAGGTGCTGAAAGCCTGCGGTGTCGACCAATTCAAGACGGTCAACGTGCTCGAGGACGACGAGATCCGTCAGGGCATCAAGGCATTCTCGAACTGGCCGACCATTCCGCAGCTGTACGTGAAGGGCGAATTCATCGGCGGCTCGGACATCATGATGGAGATGTACCAGTCGGGCGAACTGCAGCAACTGTTCGCCGCCGCGTAA
- a CDS encoding UbiX family flavin prenyltransferase: MASPSAPPRRLIVAITGATGAVYGVRLLELLRAAGGVETHLLVSNAGWLNIQHELKLSKVEVESRADVVHSVRDVGATIASGSFATDGMVIAPCSMKTLASVAHGLSDNLITRAADVTLKERRRLVLMVRETPFNLAHLRNMTAVTEMGGIVFPPLPAFYAMPKTIEELVDQTVTRVLDLFALSAPMTTPWAGIRPAQ; the protein is encoded by the coding sequence ATGGCATCTCCCAGCGCGCCGCCACGCCGGCTGATCGTCGCGATCACCGGCGCCACCGGCGCGGTCTATGGCGTGCGGCTGCTCGAACTGCTGCGCGCCGCCGGCGGCGTCGAAACGCACCTGCTGGTTTCGAACGCCGGCTGGCTCAATATCCAGCATGAGCTGAAGCTGTCGAAGGTCGAGGTCGAAAGCCGTGCGGATGTCGTGCACTCGGTGCGCGATGTCGGCGCGACGATCGCGTCGGGTTCGTTCGCGACCGACGGGATGGTGATCGCGCCATGCTCGATGAAGACGCTCGCGAGCGTCGCGCACGGGCTGTCGGACAACCTGATCACGCGCGCGGCCGACGTCACGCTGAAGGAACGCCGCCGTCTCGTGCTGATGGTGCGCGAAACGCCGTTCAACCTCGCGCATCTGCGCAACATGACTGCCGTGACCGAAATGGGCGGCATCGTGTTTCCGCCGCTGCCCGCGTTCTACGCGATGCCGAAAACGATCGAGGAACTCGTCGACCAGACCGTCACGCGCGTGCTCGATCTGTTCGCGCTCAGCGCACCGATGACGACGCCGTGGGCCGGCATCCGGCCGGCGCAGTAA
- a CDS encoding DODA-type extradiol aromatic ring-opening family dioxygenase yields the protein MNRLPSLYLSHGAPTLPIDPTLPSGAFTHLGAELPRPRAVLMLSAHWGTQQPVASVAAHPETIHDFYGFPRALYEIRYPAPGAPDVAERAAVLLNTAGIATATTEHGLDHGAWVPMLLMFPEADVPVAQLSIQPRADAAHHFALGRALRPLRDEGVMVIGSGQITHNLRAADFSAAPEDADPRVAEFTDWFEAKLAARDVDALLDYRRQAPHAALMHPTDEHLLPVFTALGAADDDYQLGIQSLGTYQRVLAMTNYVFASAAA from the coding sequence ATGAACCGCTTGCCCTCGCTTTACCTGTCCCACGGCGCCCCGACGCTGCCGATCGACCCGACGCTGCCGTCCGGCGCGTTCACACACCTCGGTGCCGAATTGCCGCGCCCGCGCGCGGTGCTGATGTTGTCCGCGCACTGGGGCACGCAGCAACCGGTCGCAAGCGTCGCCGCGCACCCGGAAACGATCCACGACTTCTATGGCTTCCCGCGCGCGCTGTACGAGATCCGCTATCCGGCACCGGGCGCGCCGGACGTCGCCGAGCGTGCGGCTGTGCTGCTGAACACGGCCGGCATCGCGACGGCGACGACCGAGCACGGCCTCGACCACGGCGCGTGGGTGCCGATGCTGCTGATGTTCCCGGAGGCCGACGTGCCCGTGGCACAGCTGTCGATCCAGCCGCGTGCGGACGCGGCCCATCACTTCGCGCTCGGCCGCGCGCTGCGGCCGCTGCGCGACGAAGGCGTGATGGTAATCGGCTCGGGCCAGATCACGCACAATCTGCGCGCGGCCGATTTCAGCGCCGCGCCGGAGGATGCGGACCCGCGCGTCGCCGAATTCACCGACTGGTTCGAGGCGAAGCTCGCCGCACGCGATGTCGACGCGCTGCTCGACTATCGGCGGCAGGCGCCGCACGCGGCGCTGATGCATCCGACCGATGAACACCTGCTGCCGGTGTTCACTGCGCTCGGCGCGGCCGATGACGACTACCAGCTCGGCATCCAGTCGCTCGGCACGTATCAACGCGTGCTCGCGATGACGAACTACGTGTTCGCGAGCGCGGCCGCCTGA
- a CDS encoding APC family permease, which produces MKSSIQRNIGPFALMLTGLGSIIGSGWLFGAWKAAKIAGPAAICAWIIGAVVILAIALTYAELGAMFPESGGMVRYARYSHGSLVGFISAWANWIAIVSVIPIEAEASIQYMSTWPYPWAHALFVNGELQTLGLLLSAVLVVIYFMLNYWGVKAFARANTAITIFKFLIPGLTILGLMLTSFHPENLGTASNASFAPYGWSAVLTAVATSGIVFAFNGFQSPVNLAGEARNPSRSVPFAVITSILLALVIYVLLQIAYIGSVNPADVVKGWAHFNFSSPFAELAIALNLNWLAIMLYVDAFISPSGTGTTYMATTTRMIYAMERNNTMPKMFGNVHPIYGVPRQAMWFNLLVSFIFLFFFRGWSSLAAVISVATVISYLTGPISLMALRRAATDIERPLSIPLMKLIAPFAFVCASLILYWAKWPLTGEIILLMIVALPVYFFFQAKAGWSGWGDDLKAAWWLVAYLPTMAVLSLIGSKEFGGHGYLPYGWDMLVVAAIALVFYFWGVNTGYRTKYLDERESHDEILEGVGV; this is translated from the coding sequence GTGAAGAGTTCTATTCAACGGAACATCGGCCCGTTTGCACTGATGCTGACGGGGCTGGGTTCGATTATCGGCTCGGGCTGGCTGTTCGGTGCCTGGAAGGCCGCGAAGATCGCCGGTCCGGCAGCAATCTGTGCATGGATCATCGGCGCGGTCGTGATTCTCGCGATTGCCCTGACGTACGCCGAACTGGGTGCGATGTTCCCCGAGTCGGGCGGCATGGTGCGCTACGCGCGCTACTCGCACGGTTCACTGGTGGGCTTCATCAGCGCGTGGGCGAACTGGATCGCGATCGTATCGGTGATTCCGATCGAGGCGGAAGCGTCGATCCAGTACATGAGCACGTGGCCGTATCCGTGGGCGCACGCATTGTTCGTGAACGGCGAGTTGCAGACACTCGGCCTGCTGCTGTCGGCCGTGCTGGTCGTCATCTACTTCATGCTGAACTACTGGGGCGTGAAGGCCTTTGCGCGTGCGAACACCGCGATCACGATCTTCAAGTTCCTGATCCCCGGCCTCACGATCCTCGGCCTGATGCTGACGAGCTTCCACCCGGAAAACCTCGGCACCGCGTCGAATGCGAGCTTCGCGCCGTACGGCTGGTCGGCCGTGCTGACCGCGGTCGCGACGAGCGGCATCGTGTTCGCGTTCAACGGTTTCCAGAGCCCGGTGAACCTCGCCGGTGAAGCGCGCAATCCGTCGCGCAGCGTGCCATTCGCGGTGATCACGTCGATCCTGCTCGCGCTCGTGATCTACGTGCTGCTGCAGATCGCTTACATCGGCTCGGTGAATCCGGCCGACGTCGTGAAGGGCTGGGCGCACTTCAACTTCTCGTCGCCGTTCGCGGAACTCGCGATTGCGCTGAACCTGAACTGGCTCGCGATCATGCTGTATGTCGACGCGTTCATCAGCCCGAGCGGCACCGGTACGACCTACATGGCGACGACCACCCGCATGATCTACGCGATGGAGCGCAACAACACGATGCCGAAGATGTTCGGCAACGTGCACCCGATCTACGGCGTGCCGCGCCAGGCGATGTGGTTCAACCTGCTCGTGTCGTTCATCTTCCTGTTCTTCTTCCGCGGCTGGAGCTCGCTCGCGGCGGTGATTTCGGTCGCGACGGTGATCTCGTACCTGACCGGCCCGATCAGCCTGATGGCGCTGCGCCGTGCGGCGACCGACATCGAGCGTCCGCTGTCGATTCCGCTGATGAAGCTGATCGCACCGTTCGCGTTCGTCTGCGCATCGCTGATCCTGTACTGGGCGAAGTGGCCGCTGACGGGCGAGATCATCCTGCTGATGATCGTCGCGCTGCCGGTGTACTTCTTCTTCCAGGCGAAAGCGGGCTGGAGCGGCTGGGGCGACGACCTGAAGGCCGCATGGTGGCTGGTCGCGTACCTGCCGACGATGGCCGTGCTGTCGCTGATCGGCAGCAAGGAATTCGGCGGTCACGGCTACCTGCCGTACGGCTGGGACATGCTGGTCGTCGCGGCGATCGCGCTGGTGTTCTACTTCTGGGGCGTGAATACGGGCTACCGGACCAAGTATCTCGACGAGCGCGAGTCGCACGACGAGATCCTCGAAGGGGTCGGTGTCTGA
- a CDS encoding cold-shock protein: MATGTVKWFNDAKGFGFITPEGGGDDLFAHFSEIRVEGFKTLQENQKVEFEVKTGPKGLQAANIRPV; the protein is encoded by the coding sequence ATGGCAACCGGTACCGTCAAGTGGTTCAATGACGCAAAGGGCTTCGGCTTCATCACCCCGGAAGGCGGCGGCGACGATCTGTTCGCGCACTTCTCGGAAATCCGCGTCGAAGGCTTCAAGACGCTGCAAGAAAACCAGAAGGTTGAATTCGAAGTGAAGACGGGCCCGAAGGGTCTGCAAGCTGCGAACATCCGTCCGGTCTAA
- a CDS encoding Hsp70 family protein, with the protein MTYCAIDFGTSNSAVALPDGDGMRLAPVEGDHLTLPTAIFFNNDEQTVEYGRAALASYIDGFDGRLMRSMKSILGSPLAETTTDLGDGSAMAYTEIIARFLTHLKRKAETRAGAPIGRAVLGRPVFFVDDDPRADRLAQDQLEAAAQSVGFKDVHFQYEPIAAAFDYESRQPAERLVLVADIGGGTSDFSLVRVGPERMARLERKDDVLAHHGVHVAGTDYDRRVELAAILPAFGYRSLDPEGRELPNRIYFDLATWHLINTVYTPKRLGELKLMKHLYREVRQYDRLTRVVEQRLGHALMARAEEAKIGVAAGGETMIDLNDVEEDLQIAFDADRLVDASVDDTARIVDAARETVRLAGVAPRDVGALYFTGGSTGLAFLSGALAGAFPDAQPVFGDRLASVATGLGIHAQRLFG; encoded by the coding sequence ATGACTTACTGCGCGATCGATTTCGGCACCTCCAATTCCGCCGTGGCGCTGCCCGACGGCGACGGCATGCGCCTCGCGCCCGTCGAGGGCGACCACCTGACGCTGCCCACCGCGATCTTCTTCAACAACGACGAACAGACGGTCGAATACGGCCGCGCGGCGCTCGCGTCCTATATCGACGGGTTCGACGGCCGCCTGATGCGTTCGATGAAGAGCATCCTCGGCTCGCCGCTCGCGGAAACCACGACGGATCTCGGCGATGGCAGCGCGATGGCGTACACGGAGATCATCGCGCGCTTCCTGACGCACCTGAAGCGCAAGGCCGAAACCCGCGCCGGCGCACCGATCGGCCGCGCGGTGCTCGGCCGGCCGGTGTTCTTCGTCGACGACGATCCGCGCGCCGACCGCCTCGCGCAGGATCAGCTCGAAGCGGCCGCGCAGTCGGTCGGTTTCAAGGACGTGCATTTCCAGTACGAACCGATCGCGGCCGCGTTCGACTATGAATCGCGCCAGCCGGCCGAGCGGCTCGTGCTGGTCGCCGACATCGGCGGCGGTACGTCGGACTTCTCGCTGGTGCGCGTCGGGCCGGAGCGGATGGCGCGCCTCGAGCGCAAGGACGACGTGCTCGCGCACCACGGCGTGCACGTCGCGGGCACCGATTACGACCGGCGCGTCGAACTGGCGGCGATCTTGCCGGCGTTCGGCTATCGCTCGCTCGATCCCGAGGGGCGCGAGCTGCCGAACCGGATCTACTTCGATCTGGCGACCTGGCACCTGATCAACACGGTCTACACGCCGAAGCGGCTGGGCGAGCTGAAGCTGATGAAGCACCTGTATCGCGAGGTACGGCAGTACGACCGGCTCACGCGCGTGGTCGAGCAGCGGCTCGGGCATGCGCTGATGGCGCGCGCGGAAGAAGCGAAGATCGGCGTTGCGGCGGGCGGGGAGACGATGATCGACCTGAACGACGTGGAGGAAGATCTGCAGATTGCGTTCGACGCTGATCGCCTCGTCGATGCGAGCGTCGACGACACCGCGCGTATCGTCGACGCGGCGCGCGAGACGGTGAGGCTCGCGGGTGTCGCGCCGCGCGACGTCGGCGCGCTGTATTTCACGGGCGGCTCGACCGGGCTCGCGTTCCTGTCGGGTGCGCTCGCCGGCGCGTTCCCGGATGCGCAACCGGTGTTCGGCGACCGCCTCGCGAGCGTCGCGACGGGGCTAGGCATTCACGCGCAGCGGCTGTTCGGCTAA
- a CDS encoding nitroreductase family protein has protein sequence MSVKPAPTTVSIHDLIAGRWSPRAYSDEPVSAADLHAVLEAARWAPSAYNAQPWRFIVFDRTQDDAAFKRAFATLVPFNQGWNAPAPVLIAVTAHTLTSKGEPAPTALYDAGAAAMSLVLQAHALGLAAHQMSGFDAKAFRDAFEIPADVAIPAIISLGHYGSVDKLDPVLRDREKAPRTRHAIGEVVYASAWKKGFDAAA, from the coding sequence ATGTCCGTCAAACCTGCTCCCACCACTGTTTCGATTCACGACCTGATCGCGGGACGCTGGAGCCCGCGCGCGTATTCGGACGAGCCCGTCAGCGCTGCCGACCTGCACGCGGTGCTCGAAGCCGCGCGCTGGGCGCCGTCCGCGTACAACGCGCAGCCGTGGCGCTTCATCGTGTTCGATCGCACGCAGGATGACGCGGCGTTCAAGCGGGCGTTCGCGACGCTGGTGCCGTTCAACCAGGGCTGGAACGCGCCCGCGCCGGTGCTGATCGCGGTGACCGCGCACACGCTCACGTCGAAGGGCGAGCCGGCACCGACCGCGCTGTATGACGCGGGCGCGGCCGCGATGTCGCTGGTGCTGCAGGCGCACGCGCTGGGCCTGGCCGCGCACCAGATGAGCGGTTTCGACGCGAAGGCGTTCCGTGACGCGTTCGAGATTCCGGCCGACGTCGCGATTCCGGCGATCATCTCGCTCGGCCACTATGGCAGCGTCGACAAGCTCGATCCGGTGCTGCGCGATCGCGAAAAGGCGCCGCGCACACGTCATGCGATCGGCGAAGTCGTCTATGCGAGCGCATGGAAGAAGGGCTTCGACGCCGCGGCCTGA
- a CDS encoding MFS transporter, with translation MNWAVTRIRGRFHYGWLAAAVVFLILLAAAGTRATPSVLMVPLERELGWSRAAISLAISVNIALYGLTGPFAAAAMQRFGLRPTILTALVTMSAGVALSSMMTQSWQMVLIWGLMVGCSTGVVALTLSATFVTRWFHARRGLVMGLLTASTATGQLVFLPMLAAIAQRHGWRPVVLVVAVAAALVIPLVAFLLPERPADVKLRPYGEPADAPAAPDATKENPLAVAFRTLLTASRSRDFWLLFFSFFICGASTNGYVGTHLIAMCSDYGMTEVQGASLLAAMGVFDLFGTTLSGWLSDRYDNRVLLFWYYGLRGLSLIYLPHAFGIDFFGLPLFAMFYGLDWIATVPPTVRLATDVFGKAAAPVVFGWIVAGHQLGAAFAALGAGLLRASLGTYTIASMISGGLCIVGALVVLRINRGPSRAAAQAA, from the coding sequence ATGAACTGGGCAGTGACACGAATCAGAGGGCGCTTCCACTACGGATGGCTCGCGGCGGCGGTGGTTTTCCTGATCCTGCTGGCGGCGGCCGGCACGCGCGCGACGCCGAGCGTGCTGATGGTGCCGCTCGAGCGCGAACTCGGCTGGAGCCGTGCGGCGATTTCGCTGGCGATTTCGGTGAACATCGCGCTGTACGGCCTGACGGGCCCGTTCGCGGCGGCTGCGATGCAGCGCTTCGGACTGCGGCCGACGATCCTGACGGCGCTGGTTACGATGAGCGCGGGCGTCGCGCTGTCGTCGATGATGACGCAGAGCTGGCAGATGGTGTTGATCTGGGGCCTGATGGTCGGCTGCTCGACCGGCGTCGTCGCGCTGACCCTGTCCGCGACCTTCGTCACGCGCTGGTTCCATGCGCGGCGCGGCCTCGTGATGGGCCTGCTGACCGCGAGCACGGCGACCGGCCAGCTCGTGTTCCTGCCGATGCTCGCGGCGATCGCGCAGCGCCACGGCTGGCGGCCGGTCGTGCTGGTCGTCGCGGTGGCCGCCGCGCTCGTGATTCCGCTGGTCGCGTTCCTGCTGCCCGAGCGGCCGGCCGACGTGAAGCTGCGCCCGTACGGCGAGCCCGCCGATGCGCCGGCCGCGCCTGACGCGACCAAGGAGAATCCGCTCGCGGTCGCATTCCGCACGCTGCTGACGGCGAGCCGCTCGCGCGATTTCTGGCTGCTGTTCTTCAGCTTCTTCATCTGCGGCGCGAGCACCAACGGCTATGTCGGCACGCACCTGATCGCGATGTGCAGCGACTACGGGATGACCGAAGTGCAGGGCGCATCGTTGCTCGCCGCGATGGGCGTGTTCGACCTGTTCGGCACCACGCTGTCCGGCTGGCTGTCCGACCGCTACGACAACCGCGTGCTGCTGTTCTGGTATTACGGGCTGCGCGGGCTGTCGCTGATCTACCTGCCGCATGCGTTCGGCATCGATTTCTTCGGGTTGCCGCTGTTTGCGATGTTCTACGGGCTCGACTGGATCGCGACCGTGCCGCCGACCGTGCGGCTGGCCACCGATGTGTTCGGCAAGGCCGCCGCGCCGGTCGTGTTCGGCTGGATCGTCGCGGGCCACCAGCTTGGTGCGGCATTCGCTGCGCTCGGCGCGGGGCTGCTGCGCGCAAGCCTCGGCACCTATACGATCGCGTCGATGATCTCGGGCGGCCTTTGCATCGTCGGTGCGCTGGTCGTGCTGCGGATCAATCGCGGTCCGTCCCGCGCCGCCGCGCAGGCGGCCTGA
- a CDS encoding TetR/AcrR family transcriptional regulator, with the protein MSGIEAANKPPARRTRRPIAAAAAQEHLLRAAEELFYKEGVRAVGVEAVVELAGVNKMSLYRQFSSKDELILAYLERMDACFFERLDSSVAKHPGQPKAQLIQYFVDLAERATQKDYRGCPFVNVAAEFPDTSHPARERVAQNKEQLMKRLVELCEGAGARQPKALADALALVVEGIYAASQTYRHGETPIGTAPALVTQLIEAACA; encoded by the coding sequence ATGTCGGGCATCGAGGCCGCCAACAAGCCGCCGGCACGCCGCACGCGCCGGCCGATCGCCGCTGCCGCCGCGCAGGAACACCTGCTGCGCGCCGCTGAGGAACTGTTTTACAAGGAAGGGGTGCGCGCGGTCGGCGTCGAGGCGGTCGTGGAACTCGCAGGCGTCAACAAGATGAGCCTGTACCGCCAGTTCTCGTCGAAGGACGAGCTGATCCTCGCGTATCTGGAGCGAATGGATGCGTGTTTCTTCGAGCGTCTCGATTCGAGCGTCGCGAAGCATCCGGGCCAGCCGAAGGCGCAGTTGATCCAGTATTTCGTCGATCTCGCCGAACGCGCGACGCAGAAGGACTATCGCGGCTGCCCGTTCGTCAACGTCGCGGCCGAATTCCCGGATACGTCGCACCCGGCGCGCGAGCGCGTCGCGCAGAACAAGGAGCAGCTGATGAAGCGGCTCGTCGAGCTTTGCGAAGGCGCCGGCGCGCGCCAGCCGAAGGCGCTCGCCGACGCGCTCGCGCTGGTGGTCGAAGGCATCTATGCGGCCAGCCAGACCTACCGGCACGGCGAAACGCCGATCGGCACCGCGCCGGCACTGGTCACGCAGTTGATCGAAGCCGCCTGCGCGTGA